Part of the Zygotorulaspora mrakii chromosome 2, complete sequence genome, CAAGTATTCGGATAGATTGGGTTTGATTCCTTGGGGTACTGTTCGTATATTGGTGGTACAGGTCTCGTGAATTGACTCATCTTACAATGTCTGCGGCAGTTTCTAATATGTTCGACACCATTTTGGTGCTGGACTTCGGTTCTCAATATTCTCACTTGATCACTAGAAGATTGAGAGAGTTCAACATCTATGCTGAGATGCTTCCTTGCACCCAAAAGATTTCTGAGCTGGGTTGGAAACCAAAGGGTGTTATCTTGTCGGGTGGTCCTTACTCGGTGTATGAGGAAGGCTCTCCTCATGTTGACCGCGCAATCTTCGATTTGCAGGTGCCGATCCTCGGTATCTGTTATGGGTTGCAGGAACTGGCCTGGATCGACGGAAGTCATGTCGGCCGTGGCGACAAGAGGGAGTACGGGCCGGCTACCTTAAATGTGGTCGACTCAAACCACCGTTTATTCAAAGGCATTGACCGTTCGATCGTTTGGATGTCACATGGAGACAAGCTGCATGGGCTGCCAAGCGACTATGAGGTTATTGCCACATCTGAGAACTCTCCTTACTGTGGTATTGGCCATACGAAAAAAGACATCTTTGGCATTCAATTCCATCCAGAGGTTACTCATTCTACCCAGGGCAAACTTTtgctgaagaattttgcaGTTGATATTTGTAAGGCGCAGCAAAACTGGACCATGGAGAACTTCATTGAGACTGAAATCCAAAGAATTAGAAACCTTGTTGGACCCACTGCAGAAGTCATTGGTGCTGTGTCTGGTGGTGTTGACTCCACTGTTGCATCAAAACTTATGACTGAAGCTATCGGTGACAGATTTCACGCAATTCTTGTTGACAACGGTGTCCTGAGATTGAACGAAGCCGAGAATGTTAAAAAAACTCTAGTTGAAGGGTTAAATATTAACTTGACAGTTGTAGACGCTTCTGACGAGTTCTTGGATAAATTGAAAGGTGTCACCGATCctgaaagaaagagaaaaatcatcGGTAATACCTTCATCCATGTGTTTGAAAGAGAAGCTGCAAAAATCAAGCCGAAGGACGGCAAAGATATCGAATTCTTGTTACAAGGTACTTTATACCCAGATGTTATTGAATCTATTTCATTTAAAGGTCCCTCTCAAACTATCAAAACCCATCATAATGTTGGTGGTTTATTGGAAgatatgaaattgaaactAATTGAGCCATTGAGAGAATTGTTCAAAGATGAAGTTAGACATCTTGGTGAATTGTTGGGTATTTCTCATGAACTAGTCTGGAGACATCCTTTCCCAGGTCCAGGTATCGCGATTCGTGTTCTTGGTGAAGTGACTAGAGCACAAGTCGAAATTGCGAGAAAGGCTGATCACATCTACATTGAAGAGATCAAAAAAGCTGGATTATATAATAATATTGCTCAGGCCTTTGCCTGCTTGCTGCCAGTTAAGTCTGTTGGTGTTATGGGTGATCAAAGAACTTATGAACAAGTTATCGCTTTGAGAGCCATTGAAACTACTGATTTCATGACAGCCGACTGGTATCCGTTCGAGCACgacttcttgaaaagagtCGCTTCTAGAATCGTTAATGAAGTTGACGGTGTTGCAAGAGTTACCTACGATATTACTTCTAAACCACCAGCTACTGTTGAATGGGAATAAACCAACAAACAACAATAGAAATTTATATACATATGTATTCTGAACTAATAATCATTCCTTTACTGCTCCCATACCTTAACATAGAACAAATTAGTTAATCATTTTCGATAGACTCTTATGCTGAACCACTATGCCGAACTGGCCATCTGGTGCATGCATTACCACACAAACAAGTGATCGCATCTAGGTTCTATCAATGCCTTCCCCGGGAATATGCATTGGTGCACTGTAACTGTTTGTTTTGGAATCTCTCTACTTGGTGATATATAATTCAAGAGCTAACTAACCTTTAACTAGCTTCAAAACTCTGTCGATAAATCAAGAATTCGCATAAGGGTCCCTTCTAGATCGTAAAATAGCACATATAACTTTCCTGAGGTATAGAGAGAAACAGTTGCTTTGATGAGCAACTGCAATAGTTTCAATGCTCTGTTGCAGATCTTGCTAAGCTCTAGACTCTTTGCCGCtttatttgataattgGATATCGAGAGCGgcaatcttttgaaaattcattCAACTCTGATATATTAATGGTGAACAAGATCCAAGAAAACCTGCAATTGAGATTCCCAATGAAAGCGCTCCTATTGAAGAATAAGACGTCGCAATTAGATAAATATGATACTTTGTTCAAGTCAAACGGGTTCGATCCCGAATTTATGCCTTTGCTAACTCATACTAATGTAACAGAAGAATTTTTGCAACTAATTGAGAGCCCTGGGTACCTTGATAACCTAAGATATATTATAATAACCTCTCAAAGAACTGTTGAATGCTTGAGTGAATCTGTTTTGCCACTTTTAAGCCAGGAAGCGAGGTCTAAACTTTTGGGTAAGACTATTTATACGGTGGGTCCAGTAACGAAGGACTTTTTGAAGCGAGTTGGGTTTCAACACCTTAGAGGAGGCGAAGACGCCGGCAATGGAAATGTGCTTGCTGATATTATCATTTCTGATCTGTTAGGAGTCGAAGACAAGGAAGAGGTCAATGAACACTCTATCCATgaacttttgtttttggttGGTGAGGTGAGAAGAGACATTATTCCCAAGAAACTCTCACAAAGAGGTATAAACGTCAGAGAAGTCGTGATGTACAAGACCCAGAATATTCAAGATAACGCTTCTCGATTTCAAAACGCCATAAACAACAAATGTTGGGTAGTATTCTTCAGCCCACAAGGAACGGAAGGGATACTGAAATGCTTGAATGAGGAAGTTTgtagaaaaataaaaattgCTAGTATTGGCCCAACCACCGAAGAATATTTAAAAAGTCATGGCATTACTCCCGATATCGTAAGTCCTAAACCCGATGctgaaaatttgttgaatGCTATCCGATCGTATGTATAAAAACTAGCTAAGGTGAATTCAGATCTAATTTTAGAGAACTAAGATAGTCtcagaaatatttgaattatCAATTCTTGCAAGCTCATCACAGTCGACGTTTGTAATCTCAACTCGAGGAAAGCTCAGGTAGCCCTTCTTTAGAGGtataatatcaatttctaGTTCAGTGTACGTTGTCAAAAGAAGCAGTCTTTTTTTGCCGTGAACTAACCATTCATTACTGTtaataatttcaaagacaaaTGATCCAAAGCTCTCGGTTTTGccccatttttcaacagctCTATCAATTTTTATCTTGACCGGTAAGGGCATTCCGACTTCGTGTGACGGTTGATCATCACCCTTTATAATCTCAAGATAGAAGAGGTGTTCTACTTTTGGCATTTGTACGGGGACAATTAAAGTTCTCGTAGCTAGGTTTTTTGCATATCcagaaatatcaatttctgaTAATTGCACACCATTAATAATTCTTTCCAAGCAATCAATCATTCCATTAGCAACAACGTCTCCCATCGATAATTTTTCTACATGATGCAAcaaatctttcatttcaaaGCTACCTTTAGTCAGAATTATCAACCAGCTCcgttgaaaagaattgtaGTCGTATTGAAGTTTAGGCAAAACGAAATACTCCCAAAATGATTTCCAGACTTCAAAATGACTATGCCACTTTATATTTCCCTGAACCAAGACCGCATCAGTAACTAGTTGGTCTAACTGCTCCTTTAAGGTATTATAGGACACTGctaaatgaaatatatcaGCGGGGTCGTATCTCTTCGGAGTCCTGATTTGATAGCAATTCAGACAGTATTCATTTGGATCTGCTGTTAAGTATTTCAGGGATTCAGGGCTGTATTCGCCCGATATTTCATAGTGATCGATATCCTTTGGAGGAAgtaattttgatgaatgcAATATAATTGGCTCCTCAAATGTTGAGGAATTTAAGAGGAACTTGAATATAAATAGgtctcttttgaagatgtcTTCTACTGATACCGAAACGGGAAGGTAGCACTCGATAAGAAATATTCTCTCTTCGCTATATCTCTGTGTGCAATCTTTCTTCACAAAAGATAGCCTGGTGTTCAGTTCAAAAGATGTTCTTGGGTCTTTCATATAATATGTTATTTTCTGATGCAGGTTTCGGCTACTGACTTTGAAACTATGAACATCCTCATCCGTCGAAAAGCTTACAGAAGATCTTGGTGGGATACCAATCCTTGGTACAAAAACCTCTAGATCAAACGTCTCAGTTTTATCGATGTTCCggaatgaaatttcaagtttattttcttctagATTCAGTTCCCTAGCTTCACTTATGGTAAAAGACACACCTGTAGGATCGTACAGAGGATGTAAAAAtatctcatttttatcttcgTTCGAAAATTGTCTTGTAAATATGGTATTTCCAGTGTTAACCTCAAAAGAAACTGGAAGAAAGGTTCCAAATCGTACATTTTTAGATTTTAAAGTATAGGACTTTTGATACTCATTAATACTGATTTCACatgcttcaaaaaacacaaaatcatcatttgaattcttcaaGATAAGTTTCATAGTTTCCACCTCgatttcttttggaatcCCATGATTATCGATATGAATATCCATCGCATAAGTATTAGGAGCTGTGAGGTAGACCGTATTAGTTAAAACAACGTTCAGCAAATCATCCATAGGGTAAAGTAATCTCACtgattctttttgttgTATGGTAAAGAATTGATtacaccatttttttttctcatcatAATCATCTGAAATCTTTAGAATATGTAGCAATGCATTGCTCAGGATTGTAGAAACAGGTACAGCCTCACCCTCAATTATAAGCTCTGTTATAAGAGGACATTTGATCAATGAATTAATGAACGTTTGCAATATATTCTTTCCGATAAAAAGCCATTTTGATTGTGTATAATATTCGTGGCACGAAAGGAAAATAGAGACTGCCTCTTCATACTCTCCCCTTTGGTAATGGAAATTGCCGATCTCAATAAATAATATATCAACCattctttgtcttttccCTTCACAATTGTTGTAGATCGACATAATTTCCTTCGTTAATTTAAGGTAGTTTTCATGGTACACTTCTTCAGTGGAAAAAGTATCtttaaatttatcaaatttataTGTGATTTTACTTTCAGGAAATATTTTGCTTGCTAATTTGAAGTTGGTGCATGATTGGACTCCTTCGATCCAACAATCACGTTTAGATAGAAGGACTTCGCCCCTGGTTTCCATCAAGTTTTCGGTGGGTAAACACTCATATGCTTGACAAAGAAATTCGTATTTGAATTGTAGCCAGTAACTGTCATTTTTAAATATGGTTTCCATTTTGTATAGGAAATCGCGCAGCAGCTTATGCACTGTCAAAACTTTCACGGTAGTCGAGTCACCTTTTAATTGAAGTTCCAATTTTctaacaaaaaaatacctGTAGAATCGTAGCTTAGTGAGTTTTTTACCTTTCAGCATTGTTCCAATAAAATAATAATCTGGACTAGATTCTTGCAGTATGCCGTGAGAACCGTCTAAATATCCATTTGGAAGTTCAGTTTTGAGATGTGGTacaactttcttttctataGAATTCAACAGATCTATTACTTGGTCATGCATGTTGAGGGCCAAATAAAGTTCAACTAGCTTCTCTCTTAATAGCAATTCATTGTCGAagttttctattttttcgCCTAAATGTTCCAGTTCTTTTTGATAGTGGGTTAATCTCTGATAGAAGATACTAAGAACGAGCATTTTCAACTGACCGCTCAACTGATTCCaaaattctttcttctcctGCGGTGATTTATAGACCGATCTCAACTCTAGCACTTTTACACTAGGAAAATCCTTATTTAACTTATTCAGCAGAGGAGTCGTTTTGAACAGGCTCGAATCCACTACTTCTGAATTAGAATAAAATAAGACAAGTGGCATTGGAGACCTAAGAATATTTGTACGGTACGCTAGAGCTTCGTCAACTGGCAGCCATTGTCTTATAAGTGGCCGTACCTTCGCTCTGTATTCATCCATAGATATGCAATTAACCACAATAAATCTTATGAAGTGCATATGCTGGTATATTCCGTTGTCCTCTGACTTCGActcatttttcagattcacAGCTAAAGTTTCTATTGTTCGTACAGTTCCATGTGGCGGTTTCCAATGAACATTCTTGAATGGAATTGAATCAAGGAACTCTTCTTTTACGTTCTCAAAGACCTCAAATGGATCAAAATAGCTAATGGATACGGCTGGAGATATGAATGGAGCTTCCATTGGCCTAAAATGTTTACGGTTTCGCTTCGATGTGCTTTTAAAATCATTTTATTGTTTACGTAGAAGCGCGCCTTTAAAGTTATTCACATTTACAAGtagtttgaaaatttaAACTACCTTATTTTACGTTGTACAAGAAAGGTACCTGTGCCACAATCTCTAAGTATGTCCTCAGGGTTTTCTGACCTTAATGAGACAAATGATAACAACTTAAATCTCAAAATACCTACAAGAAACATTGAGAGGTTTAGCGCTGTGACATCTGAAAGAAACACAACTTTTGCGAGGTATACTCGAAGAAGCACCACCTACAGTAAAGCTTATAAGCGCCATAGAACATCTCAACCACAGAAGATGAGTGCTAGTCAGAAAACTGCACATGAAGATAGTTCTAAAGCTCTCAGCTGGGTCGGATCTTTGATTAAAAGGGGTAGATCGATTTTGTCGAACTTaaaagaggaagataaAACGTTCGAAAAACAGCTAAGGGAAGAAGCTGAAACTCATAGACTGCATGAAGAATTGGTGAATAATGTATTGAATGATGTTGACGGTGAAATAGTAGATGCAACTACAGGGAAAGGATACGGAACAGATACctctttcaagaatttcGATGGAACCTTACGTGATAGCTTCACAGATTCAGGAGCTTCAAAGTCTGAGGATGATATCGAAAATGAGAGCTGCTCCGAGAATGGTTTATTTGTGGATTTAGATCAACATGAGGATGAGGATCGAACAGAACCTGAGACAGAGCTAAATACTGTGATGAACACGAATATTCACAAAGTCAATGAAAGCGACAAGGAGTCTATTGCAAGCGCCACCTCTATCATTATACTATCAGATTATGAAGAGAAGATATCGGCTGATGAACCTCCCAATAGACATACTACGACTAAtcatatatttgaaaaagtcgTCGATAGAAATAAACTCAGGGATGATTATCAAGATCCTATACCATCTGAAGTGGAATCTACAGAAGAAATGGACCAAGACGATGAATCTCAGTCCTCTGAATCAGATTCGGCATTATCGAGCACTTCATCGAACTCGAGATTTGGGCACTCTTCCATTCCCAATGGTCTGGAGTATAATCCAATGAGAATGGTATTCAACGAATCTGGACATTTTGATGATTACAATAGCCATACTGCGTCTGACACGAGTATACCGCATCATGATGAACTGGAAAGTAAATCACCACGAATATCACTAGACGAAACACGGGTGGATTCTCAGGAAGAATCACAAAAACTGAAAGATAAAATGGATACTGCATCACAAACGAGAATCCATGAATCAACTGCAGAATCGCTAGACATATCAGGGGTAGAGGCAGCGGAAAATTCATCAGAACAATCCGTAGAAGAAAGCATAGCACGAGGAGAAGAATTGTTTGACTTAAACAATAAAACTAATGAAGACAAAATCTCTGCTGACTATGTAAacaaagatgaaatttaTCCTACACATGTTGATTATGGTCATGATAATCTGCATCGAGAGGATGGTGCAGTGTCGGAAGGCAATTCTATTGAGAAAAGTATTAGGCCAGCAAATACAGAGGCCATGCCCCAAAGGCTGGAAAGTCTCAAAGGGGAGAGAGTCGATACTGGAATTAACAAAGATGCCACGAAGGTACCGGAGGTTACAAATGCCTACACCACCACTCACTCCATGGAGTCTGCGAATGACGGTACCCACTATGAGCTTCCTGGTAATATATATGACTTTGAAGCAATTGCTAACTTAGCCATGAGCCAAGTGCTCTCGGCTAATCACCTAGATCTTCAAGCCGAGGATCGGATAG contains:
- the TRS130 gene encoding transport protein particle complex II subunit TRS130 (similar to Saccharomyces cerevisiae TRS130 (YMR218C); ancestral locus Anc_8.735) — encoded protein: MEAPFISPAVSISYFDPFEVFENVKEEFLDSIPFKNVHWKPPHGTVRTIETLAVNLKNESKSEDNGIYQHMHFIRFIVVNCISMDEYRAKVRPLIRQWLPVDEALAYRTNILRSPMPLVLFYSNSEVVDSSLFKTTPLLNKLNKDFPSVKVLELRSVYKSPQEKKEFWNQLSGQLKMLVLSIFYQRLTHYQKELEHLGEKIENFDNELLLREKLVELYLALNMHDQVIDLLNSIEKKVVPHLKTELPNGYLDGSHGILQESSPDYYFIGTMLKGKKLTKLRFYRYFFVRKLELQLKGDSTTVKVLTVHKLLRDFLYKMETIFKNDSYWLQFKYEFLCQAYECLPTENLMETRGEVLLSKRDCWIEGVQSCTNFKLASKIFPESKITYKFDKFKDTFSTEEVYHENYLKLTKEIMSIYNNCEGKRQRMVDILFIEIGNFHYQRGEYEEAVSIFLSCHEYYTQSKWLFIGKNILQTFINSLIKCPLITELIIEGEAVPVSTILSNALLHILKISDDYDEKKKWCNQFFTIQQKESVRLLYPMDDLLNVVLTNTVYLTAPNTYAMDIHIDNHGIPKEIEVETMKLILKNSNDDFVFFEACEISINEYQKSYTLKSKNVRFGTFLPVSFEVNTGNTIFTRQFSNEDKNEIFLHPLYDPTGVSFTISEARELNLEENKLEISFRNIDKTETFDLEVFVPRIGIPPRSSVSFSTDEDVHSFKVSSRNLHQKITYYMKDPRTSFELNTRLSFVKKDCTQRYSEERIFLIECYLPVSVSVEDIFKRDLFIFKFLLNSSTFEEPIILHSSKLLPPKDIDHYEISGEYSPESLKYLTADPNEYCLNCYQIRTPKRYDPADIFHLAVSYNTLKEQLDQLVTDAVLVQGNIKWHSHFEVWKSFWEYFVLPKLQYDYNSFQRSWLIILTKGSFEMKDLLHHVEKLSMGDVVANGMIDCLERIINGVQLSEIDISGYAKNLATRTLIVPVQMPKVEHLFYLEIIKGDDQPSHEVGMPLPVKIKIDRAVEKWGKTESFGSFVFEIINSNEWLVHGKKRLLLLTTYTELEIDIIPLKKGYLSFPRVEITNVDCDELARIDNSNISETILVL
- the GUA1 gene encoding GMP synthase (glutamine-hydrolyzing) (similar to Saccharomyces cerevisiae GUA1 (YMR217W); ancestral locus Anc_8.733), with the translated sequence MSAAVSNMFDTILVLDFGSQYSHLITRRLREFNIYAEMLPCTQKISELGWKPKGVILSGGPYSVYEEGSPHVDRAIFDLQVPILGICYGLQELAWIDGSHVGRGDKREYGPATLNVVDSNHRLFKGIDRSIVWMSHGDKLHGLPSDYEVIATSENSPYCGIGHTKKDIFGIQFHPEVTHSTQGKLLLKNFAVDICKAQQNWTMENFIETEIQRIRNLVGPTAEVIGAVSGGVDSTVASKLMTEAIGDRFHAILVDNGVLRLNEAENVKKTLVEGLNINLTVVDASDEFLDKLKGVTDPERKRKIIGNTFIHVFEREAAKIKPKDGKDIEFLLQGTLYPDVIESISFKGPSQTIKTHHNVGGLLEDMKLKLIEPLRELFKDEVRHLGELLGISHELVWRHPFPGPGIAIRVLGEVTRAQVEIARKADHIYIEEIKKAGLYNNIAQAFACLLPVKSVGVMGDQRTYEQVIALRAIETTDFMTADWYPFEHDFLKRVASRIVNEVDGVARVTYDITSKPPATVEWE
- the HEM4 gene encoding uroporphyrinogen-III synthase HEM4 (similar to Saccharomyces cerevisiae HEM4 (YOR278W); ancestral locus Anc_8.734), which produces MVNKIQENLQLRFPMKALLLKNKTSQLDKYDTLFKSNGFDPEFMPLLTHTNVTEEFLQLIESPGYLDNLRYIIITSQRTVECLSESVLPLLSQEARSKLLGKTIYTVGPVTKDFLKRVGFQHLRGGEDAGNGNVLADIIISDLLGVEDKEEVNEHSIHELLFLVGEVRRDIIPKKLSQRGINVREVVMYKTQNIQDNASRFQNAINNKCWVVFFSPQGTEGILKCLNEEVCRKIKIASIGPTTEEYLKSHGITPDIVSPKPDAENLLNAIRSYV